A window of Bacteroidota bacterium genomic DNA:
TTGATCAATAGTAAGCGGGGTGCCTGTGTAGGCTGCAATAAAATCAATTTTGCGGCTGGTAATGGTTTTTTCGCTGTAATTAATGATGTGCACTGAATCAGGGGTGATAAGTACACGGGCTACTTCAAAAAATATTGCCGATGCCGACATCCATATTTTTTGACCGCGCTGCATACGCACATTAACGCTGATAGGCACCGGTGAGCCTGAATAATCACAAACTGCATTTGCCGAAAAATATTCAAACTCAAAACGGTTGTTTTTAATAGCGCTGAATACCTCGGTTTTGTTATCGCGGTTAACAACAGTATTGTTGGGAGCTTTTGAGATTGATTTTTTACTTCTGCACGAGGTAGCCCCTAATGAAATCACTAGTAGTAATAACAGGATAGGGTAGGCAGAGCGGCTATTAATCTGAAAGTTTACCTTCATTTATTTTTTTATCAAGTTGTGCTGAGGGGTTTCCGCTTTGTTTAGCCTTGCGCCAATACTCAACGGCTTTGTCTTTGTTCCCCAGTTGGTAGTATACATCGCCCAAATGCTCTAAAATATCCCCATCGGTAGGAGAGAGGGCAAGGGCTTTTTCAATATAGGTTAAGGCTTCTTCGTACAGCGAGCTTTTGTATAGCACCCAGCCGTACGTATCTAAATAGGCAGCTTCGTTGGGTTTTAATTCAACAGCCTTTTTTGCCATGCTCAACGCTTTTTCTAACTGTTGCTCTTGTTGCGAAAGGTAGTAGGCATAGTTGTTTAGCACGTATGCGTTGTTACCGTCAATAGCCAAGGCTGATTCAAGCGAGGCATAACACAACAGGTATTCTTGTAATTTATAGTAGGCATCGCCTGCAATGGTGTACAATCCCATATTAACAAAATTGTCACCTATTCCTAAATCAATACCAGCCTGTGCAGTCGATGCGGCCTTCTTGTAGTTTTTTTGTTGGTACGATGCGTTAGCATTGTAATAATACAGCACTACTCTGTTTGGAAATAACTCCAACGCCTTATCGCTCTCATCGTGCAAATTTTTATAGTCCCCTGCTTCTTCATAGCAAGCCAGTAATTGCTGCCATACTTTAAAGTTGTTGTTATCCAGCGTAAGGGTAATTTTATATTGCTCGGCAGCTTTTACGTATTGCTTATCACCAAATAGCAAATCAGCATATATAGCGTGCGATTGGGGTTGGTCGGGGTGCTTTTCTACAGCTATTTCAGCCAGTTCAAATACCTGTTTGCGGTATTCAAGGTTATTATCACCCAGCGGAGCCATCGAAAGGATAACGTCTATCTTATCCTTTAATGATACTTCCTTGTCTTTAAACGCAAGTTTCAGTTCGTTAATTACGTTGGCACTATCGCCTTCTTGTCGGTATATATTAGCTAAGCCAAAATGCGCACGGCCGTTTTCAGGTTCAATAGCTAATATTTTGTTGTAATACTCAAGGGCTTTATCCTTTTTGCCTATTACTACATACAATTCAGCCAGCATACCCAAGTAATCGGTATTTCCGGGTACACTGTTCACCAGTTTTTGTACTTCTTCAATAGCCTTTTCAGGCTTATTCATATAGAGATACAAATCTTCTTTTTTGCGTACCACTTCTTCCGAAAGTCCGAAGCGGGCTTCCATTTTATCCAAAATGGCTATTGCATCGAGGGGTTTACTTGCCAATACCAATTGTTCGGCAGCATTATCGTAATGGTCGGCAGTTTCAGGCGAAAGTTCAATCAGTTGAATAAAAATGGCTGCTGCGTCGGCATTCTTGCGAAACGATTTCAGCAGCAAGGCTTTTTCTTCAAGATACCACACATTTTTGGGTGAAAGCTCAATGGCCTTATCAAGATAAGGAAGCACACCCGGTTTGCGGGTTTGCATATAACACAGGTATAACTGGTAATACACATCGGCTACCTTTTGAGTGATTTTAAGGCATTGCTCAAAGTTTTGCGCAGCCTCTTCGTACCTGCCAAGCTGTTTGTCTTTATTACCTTCAAAAAACAAGGCATCAAAGCGCATTTTGTCAGCTTCGTTTGCAAACAAAGGACCACCCGAACCTGCAGGGGCTTTGCGGGTATTGCCCGTGCTTTTGGGGCTCTTGCACCCTGCGGCCACAAGTGCCGCCAGCATAAAGATGTATAGTATATGTATTGAGGGGCGCAAAGCGTAAGTATTTTTAAGAAAACGTAATATTAATAAAAATGTTACGCAAAAGGTAAACAGCTAAAACTATTCCATAACAGAATAGTCGCTGATACTCAAGTCGTCTTGCTTACCTGTAAACGATGCGTAGCTGCCTATCATGCTGCCGGTAATGTTGGCGTTTTTGATAGAAGTATGTTTTTGTACGATAGAATTTGAAACTATCGAGTTCTCAACTTTGCAGCCATCGCCCAGCGAGGCGTAAGGGCCTACTACCGAGTTGGTAATGGTTACGTTATTGCCGATAAAGCAAGGGGGGATAATTTGCGCATTGGTAAGTGTAGCGTTGGGGTTGGGTTGGCTGTAACGCTCGCGTTCCAACTCAAGCACGCGCTCGTTGGTGTAAACGGTAGCGGCTTTGTTACCGCAATCCAACCATTCTTTTACAGTACCGGGGTGAAACTTAAGCCCTTTGTTTTTCATATTTTCCAGGGCGTTGGTAAGTTGGTATTCACCTTTGTCTTTAATATCGTTATCCAACAGGTGTTTTATCTCTGCTGATAGGTTGTCACCGTCTTTAAAGTAATAGATGCCAATAATAGCAAGGTCAGAAACAAACTCTTGAGGTTTCTCAACAAACTCGCTGATGTGGCCATCGGCAGCAATTTTCACCACCCCGAATTGTTTGGGGTCTTCAACCTTATTTACCCAAATCACTCCGTCTTTTCCTGCATCCAATGTAAAATCGGCACGGAAAATAGTATCTGCAAAAGCAACAATAACATTACCGCGCAAGCAAGGCTCTGCACAATACACTGCATGGGCAGTTCCTAAAGCTTCGTCTTGGTAAAATATTTTACCTTTTGCACCAATGTTTTCAGCAATTTTCAGAAGGTTAGCTTCGGCCTCAGCGCCAAAATTCCTACCAATTACAAAGGCTACTTCCTCAATTTTTTCATTGCACATAGCCGATAAATCGTGAACAAGGTGCTCAACTATAGGTTTACCTGCTACCGGAATAAGGGGTTTTGGGGT
This region includes:
- a CDS encoding DUF4292 domain-containing protein, translated to MKVNFQINSRSAYPILLLLLVISLGATSCRSKKSISKAPNNTVVNRDNKTEVFSAIKNNRFEFEYFSANAVCDYSGSPVPISVNVRMQRGQKIWMSASAIFFEVARVLITPDSVHIINYSEKTITSRKIDFIAAYTGTPLTIDQIQDALVGNSILTHDNNSSYENTDEAMKITTRIKQFLLVEAFNTGTFRPVKINADEAGTSNKLEVIYSDFVEQNSRILPSLVSLNAVTNTQQMKASLKYSDISTLTITDWPFKIPAKYEHK
- a CDS encoding NTP transferase domain-containing protein, encoding MNIIVPMAGMGKRMRPHTLTTPKPLIPVAGKPIVEHLVHDLSAMCNEKIEEVAFVIGRNFGAEAEANLLKIAENIGAKGKIFYQDEALGTAHAVYCAEPCLRGNVIVAFADTIFRADFTLDAGKDGVIWVNKVEDPKQFGVVKIAADGHISEFVEKPQEFVSDLAIIGIYYFKDGDNLSAEIKHLLDNDIKDKGEYQLTNALENMKNKGLKFHPGTVKEWLDCGNKAATVYTNERVLELERERYSQPNPNATLTNAQIIPPCFIGNNVTITNSVVGPYASLGDGCKVENSIVSNSIVQKHTSIKNANITGSMIGSYASFTGKQDDLSISDYSVME
- a CDS encoding tetratricopeptide repeat protein, giving the protein MLAALVAAGCKSPKSTGNTRKAPAGSGGPLFANEADKMRFDALFFEGNKDKQLGRYEEAAQNFEQCLKITQKVADVYYQLYLCYMQTRKPGVLPYLDKAIELSPKNVWYLEEKALLLKSFRKNADAAAIFIQLIELSPETADHYDNAAEQLVLASKPLDAIAILDKMEARFGLSEEVVRKKEDLYLYMNKPEKAIEEVQKLVNSVPGNTDYLGMLAELYVVIGKKDKALEYYNKILAIEPENGRAHFGLANIYRQEGDSANVINELKLAFKDKEVSLKDKIDVILSMAPLGDNNLEYRKQVFELAEIAVEKHPDQPQSHAIYADLLFGDKQYVKAAEQYKITLTLDNNNFKVWQQLLACYEEAGDYKNLHDESDKALELFPNRVVLYYYNANASYQQKNYKKAASTAQAGIDLGIGDNFVNMGLYTIAGDAYYKLQEYLLCYASLESALAIDGNNAYVLNNYAYYLSQQEQQLEKALSMAKKAVELKPNEAAYLDTYGWVLYKSSLYEEALTYIEKALALSPTDGDILEHLGDVYYQLGNKDKAVEYWRKAKQSGNPSAQLDKKINEGKLSD